Genomic window (Vigna unguiculata cultivar IT97K-499-35 chromosome 10, ASM411807v1, whole genome shotgun sequence):
TGGAGCTTCCATAGCAGGCGTGTGTGGTTTTTGAGTGTTGTTTGATTTGTGCTTTCTAAGGAATTTGCACGtgtttcttccttttcttcttgttATTCTCTTTCAGTGTGCTGAACTCCGGTATGGTTTAGCACTTAATGTGgtgttttgtttatattttaacttgaaAATGCTACTTCGGTGCATTTGTGGAAACGTTGGGTAACCCTCAATTTTCCTGATCCACCAATATTGTTACTTCTCCATTTTTAGCTTTGAAAATTGTGAAAGGACACTTGGTGCCTACGAGACAGCAGTCCAAACACGCATATGATACGTTTCTTCTTgtcagtttcttttatttcctgATTATTATTCTTTGTTTGTTTACTGTTTTCAAAAACTGTTTCGTTTATttcatgaaataaaatttgtttgtctACTAAATACATTTGAgtgcttcttttttttcccCTTTGAGCACATTTCTGTTTTCTAAAAGTTTTGTCCTGAACACATTTTCCAactgtttttggtttttaagaTACTGGTTATGGAAACAATTTTCCTAACTGATTTTGGACGAGAAATATATTGTTTAGTATTGTAAAAGTaagtttttaaaacaaaaaggtGGTGAGAAAATCAAACAGGCACTTAATATCTATAGTCATTTTCAACACTTGAATGTGATGCTCAGccttttgtatttgtttatcttttacaattttatctctatgaatatttttggaAGCTTTTTCTTACTAATGGACTTTTTCTTCTGGGTAATGCTGTTGCAGATGTTGAAGATTTCTACAACCAATGTGATCCTGGTTAGTTGTACTCTCCTTTCGATTAGTGTTGTGTGCAACACCATTTGTGTTTTTGAATGGTCATTTAGCTTTTAACTTGTCGTATGGATGGATTCAATTTGGGCTTCTGTAAagattaacaaataaataatcattcttTTGATTTACTATGATGTTTGAAGGTTTTTTTGCTTTGAGTGTTGGACTAACTGATATACGTAGTGCTGTTGCTTTCATGTCAgggtataattttaaaactcatCCAATCTACCTGTTCTCTTGATTAATTAAcacttttcctttcttttttaaattaattcctCTGTGTTTTCTTACTGAATTATGGCTTAGTTATGTTTTTCAATTACAAATTAACTGTTCTTTGTCATATGATTAAGTAGTTTCAAATAATGATTTGGGGGATTGTATACCATGTAATAATCAAAGTGGTCATAACTTGCATTTCAGTACTTGTTGCCTTCTTGATTCACTGTAATTGTGAATAGTTTTCAAGCTTGTTGTAATGTTCCGCAATATTATACAAAAGCGATACTAAAATGACTATATATAGggtttggcatgattcatgttTTCCCTTTAATTTCGTGAGTGgttatttcaatataaaaatgtgATTATCAAATCTGGTTATTGACCGAACTTGAGGGAAATTCCTTTACATTGTCAACTTGTCGTACTCATATCACTGTCAATGTCATTCTCCtatattctttttgtgctcatttatgttataaatttaaTCAAGTGCCTGGTGCTTCTCGGTCTCTTGattgtaatttttgttattttttctttccaaaCAGAACTATTACTTTTGCGGCTCTTCTAGCTGCAAACAAAATACCATAGAGAAAGGTTTAAGAAGTTTATTAGGGATTATAAGCTTTGctttttatttattccatttGGTGCTCATGCTTTATAAATCATTTGCCTTCATTCTTTTAGAGAAGGAGAATCTGTGCTTGTATGGCTTTCCCAGTGAACAGTGGGAAGTAAATTTACCTGCTGAAGAAGTACCACCTGAGCTTCCTGAGCCTGTGCTGGGCATCAACTTTGCTAGGGATGGCATGCAAGAAAAAGACTGGCTATCTTTAGTTGCTGTCCATAGTGATGCATGGTTACTTGCTATTGCATTCTATTTTGGAGCCAGATTCGGGTTTGATAAAGCTGACAGGTATTTCATACTCCAACCTTAAATCTTATCTGAAGTTAAATTAAGTTGGCGTGCAAAATTACTGAGCATTTAGGATTGTGCTTGTCTGATTTGTCTTTCTCGTTGGTTTAGTTCTTTCTTTTCATGTCTCATCCATCCATATACTCATGATTTGCATATGTAATGCAGGAAACGACTTTTCAACATGATCAACGAATTGCCAACAATATTTGAAGTTGTTACTGGTGCAGCAAAGAAGCAAGTTAAGGAAAAGTCTTCTGTTTCAAACCACAGTGGCAGCAAGTCTAAGTCCAGCTCTAAGGCAGTAATAATATCTTCTTGCACCCCTGCATGgcctataattttattttttttcttttataccttttttttgGGTACCAGTGATGAACTCAGGTTGATCGTCAGTTGGTGTTGTCTGTTTCTAGATTATGGCCTCATTAAATTTAAgtgcattgtttgttgagttaatttataaaagtttagtTTGCATTCTATACATTAAAACATTAGAAATATTGTGTAAATCTTATGAAAATGgtgatgtatgtatgtatgtatttattCTGAAGATAAATATAGTTTCACATTTTATGGATATCATTGTGTTGTAAGTAGGGATTTGGTATCATCGTATACTATCCCCAGAGTCCTTAACAGAAAATATGGGTAGTTATGGATAGTGGCATTCTCTGGTATGcccttaaaaaataatgtagaaAAAACAGATTGGTATGAGTGCTTgctgagataaaatttcatatgAATAGAGATTAAAGATAACACTAGCGTAGTTAGAGTGAGGAAAATGGTTGAAACTTTATGACCTTGATATAACTTATATCCCTTGAGATTAAGCTGTGTCTAAAAGATTGAAGTGTCGGTGAAATGGATATACATCTGAACTTGACCTTGTGTTTTAGTTTTGATCTGTAAGCATTGCACTTCTAACCTGAAATTTGATCTTAAAGAGTTATGGCAGACGAATTAGtatatatctatttattaaCTTCCAATATTTCGTGTTCCTTACATGTATAAATGATCTACGAACCTCTTTCCTGTAGGAAAGGGGTTAGATGAAAAGGGGGATAAAATATCCGAATATCCTATCATGGTTTTGTATATTTCTGAATTCTAATCTGATTTTGGGAATTTCTTTGCTTGAACTTCTGGATGTTGTAGTGGTACCACATTGATGTTTCCATTGTCTGTTGGAGCGGTTGTTTAATTGGGATGCATTGTTGCTGTAGTTCTGTATGTGTATGAAAATGTGTGAAGGTATAGAAATATCTGGCTCATATTTTGCATGGTGTCATCGTATTGTGGTTCTGTTTTAGTCCTCAGCTTGTTTGCTTTCTCATCTAATTGTTATTTTGTGCAGCAACGAGCTCCAGAATCTCAGAGTAGACAGTCAAAGC
Coding sequences:
- the LOC114166608 gene encoding PHD finger protein ALFIN-LIKE 4-like isoform X1 is translated as MDSRTYNPRTVEEVFRDFKGRRAALIKALTTDVEDFYNQCDPEKENLCLYGFPSEQWEVNLPAEEVPPELPEPVLGINFARDGMQEKDWLSLVAVHSDAWLLAIAFYFGARFGFDKADRKRLFNMINELPTIFEVVTGAAKKQVKEKSSVSNHSGSKSKSSSKAQRAPESQSRQSKPSQPKEEDEELEEQDDDEHGETLCGACGEHYGTDEFWICCDICEKWFHGKCVKITPARAEHIKQYKCPSCSNKRARP
- the LOC114166608 gene encoding PHD finger protein ALFIN-LIKE 4-like isoform X2; this encodes MDSRTYNPRTVEEVFRDFKGRRAALIKALTTDVEDFYNQCDPEKENLCLYGFPSEQWEVNLPAEEVPPELPEPVLGINFARDGMQEKDWLSLVAVHSDAWLLAIAFYFGARFGFDKADRKRLFNMINELPTIFEVVTGAAKKQVKEKSSVSNHSGSKSKSSSKQRAPESQSRQSKPSQPKEEDEELEEQDDDEHGETLCGACGEHYGTDEFWICCDICEKWFHGKCVKITPARAEHIKQYKCPSCSNKRARP